A window of Paenibacillus polygoni contains these coding sequences:
- a CDS encoding pyrimidine-nucleoside phosphorylase, which yields MRAVDIIQKKRDGHELSAEEITFLIQGYSRGEIPDYQMSAWAMAVYFQGMTSQETGHLTMEMAKSGDQVDLSPIEGIKVDKHSTGGVGDKTTIVLAPLVAAAGVPVAKMSGRGLGHTGGTLDKLESISGFTIELSRDEFLNQVNEVGAAVIGQSGNMAPADKKLYALRDVTSTVNSIPLIASSVMSKKIAAGADAIVLDVKTGSGAFMKTLDDSIRLAEAMVDIGTHVGRDTVAVISDMDQPLGFGIGNALEIKEAVETLQGNGPEDLEEVSLILASHMLVLGGKAKTVEEARVVLEELLRSGAAFDKLKQMVAAQHGDVGQIEDLSKLPGASRTLEVKADTSGYVASIEAEAIGIAAMLLGAGRETKESVIDYGVGVTLVKKVSDEVKAGDTLAVMHINEASESKVQEAENKLKQAYSITDAAVPKQPLIYALVTKHGVERFV from the coding sequence ATGAGAGCTGTGGATATAATTCAAAAGAAACGCGACGGACATGAATTGTCAGCAGAAGAAATTACGTTTCTAATCCAGGGTTACAGCCGTGGTGAGATACCAGATTATCAGATGTCTGCTTGGGCAATGGCAGTTTATTTCCAGGGAATGACGTCACAGGAGACAGGTCATCTTACGATGGAGATGGCGAAGTCAGGAGATCAAGTGGATCTATCCCCGATTGAGGGTATAAAAGTAGACAAACATTCCACAGGGGGCGTAGGAGACAAAACGACGATTGTACTTGCTCCGCTTGTTGCCGCGGCAGGTGTTCCTGTTGCTAAAATGTCAGGCCGTGGATTAGGTCATACGGGCGGTACCCTGGACAAGTTAGAGTCGATCTCAGGCTTTACCATCGAGCTCTCTAGAGACGAATTTCTGAATCAAGTGAATGAAGTGGGAGCAGCTGTCATTGGTCAGAGCGGGAATATGGCTCCCGCAGACAAAAAGTTATATGCTCTCAGGGATGTTACTTCAACGGTGAACTCTATTCCACTGATTGCAAGTTCGGTCATGAGCAAGAAGATTGCGGCAGGCGCTGATGCGATTGTACTGGACGTAAAGACAGGCAGTGGAGCTTTTATGAAAACACTAGATGATTCAATTCGACTCGCAGAAGCAATGGTTGATATCGGAACCCATGTGGGTCGTGATACTGTTGCTGTAATCAGCGATATGGATCAGCCGCTTGGTTTTGGCATTGGTAATGCGCTTGAGATCAAGGAAGCCGTTGAAACTTTGCAAGGAAACGGACCGGAAGATCTAGAGGAAGTCAGTCTTATTTTGGCATCGCATATGCTCGTTCTCGGCGGAAAAGCAAAGACCGTAGAAGAAGCGCGTGTTGTGCTTGAAGAACTGCTGAGAAGCGGGGCGGCATTTGATAAACTAAAACAAATGGTCGCTGCCCAGCATGGTGATGTAGGACAAATAGAAGATCTAAGCAAACTTCCTGGAGCGAGCCGTACACTCGAGGTAAAAGCAGATACAAGCGGTTATGTGGCGAGTATTGAAGCAGAAGCCATCGGTATTGCTGCCATGCTGCTCGGTGCAGGGCGCGAGACAAAGGAATCTGTTATTGATTACGGAGTCGGCGTTACCCTTGTGAAGAAAGTCAGCGATGAAGTTAAAGCAGGAGATACTCTTGCTGTTATGCACATCAATGAGGCGAGTGAATCCAAGGTGCAGGAGGCGGAAAACAAGCTGAAACAAGCTTACAGTATTACAGATGCTGCCGTACCTAAACAACCTTTAATTTATGCACTTGTTACTAAACATGGCGTAGAGCGATTCGTATAG
- a CDS encoding purine-nucleoside phosphorylase: protein MSQTTSDLTKDYGARIEEAAAYIKQKLGKYAPKIGLVLGSGLGDLGDQIEDAVYIPYNEVPHFPESTVAGHAGRFVIGQLEGKDVMIMQGRFHYYEGYDMRTVVLPVYVMAQIGVETLMLTNAAGGMNRGFKAGDLMLITDHLNMTGANPLIGPNDPKLGVRFPDMSAAYDPEYRALAKKLSKEIKGEDGTHLELQEGVYCGISGPTYSTPKESTMFALLGGDAIGMSTVGEVIAARHAGLRVLGISCITDMAIGEELEPLTHEQVVAVANRTKPKFIGLVRAFVREV from the coding sequence ATGTCTCAAACTACAAGTGATCTGACTAAAGATTACGGTGCTCGCATTGAAGAAGCTGCAGCTTATATTAAACAAAAATTAGGCAAGTATGCTCCTAAAATAGGTCTCGTTTTAGGTTCCGGTCTCGGCGATCTGGGTGACCAGATTGAAGATGCCGTCTATATTCCATATAACGAAGTTCCTCATTTTCCTGAATCGACCGTTGCAGGACATGCGGGCCGGTTTGTTATTGGTCAGCTTGAAGGCAAAGATGTAATGATTATGCAAGGACGTTTCCATTACTATGAAGGTTATGATATGCGTACTGTTGTTCTTCCTGTGTATGTGATGGCACAGATCGGTGTAGAGACGCTGATGCTGACGAATGCAGCAGGCGGTATGAATCGTGGATTCAAAGCAGGAGATCTCATGTTAATTACAGATCACCTCAACATGACGGGAGCAAATCCCCTGATTGGTCCTAATGATCCGAAACTTGGCGTTCGCTTCCCTGATATGTCTGCTGCTTATGATCCAGAATATCGTGCTCTTGCCAAAAAACTTTCGAAAGAAATTAAAGGTGAGGACGGTACGCATTTGGAATTGCAAGAAGGGGTATACTGCGGCATTAGCGGCCCAACGTATTCAACGCCAAAAGAATCAACCATGTTTGCTCTTCTTGGGGGAGATGCAATCGGGATGTCTACCGTAGGTGAAGTAATTGCGGCAAGACATGCGGGTCTGCGTGTACTGGGCATTTCTTGTATTACGGATATGGCAATTGGAGAAGAACTAGAACCTTTGACTCATGAACAAGTAGTTGCTGTTGCAAATCGTACCAAACCGAAATTTATCGGTCTTGTACGTGCTTTCGTTCGTGAAGTGTAA
- a CDS encoding purine-nucleoside phosphorylase — translation MTQLARNSVGEAATYIQSKTNVIPEIGLILGSGLGILAELIEDAIAIPYEEIPHFPVSTVEGHVGELLIGTIQGRPVVMMKGRFHMYEGYGPEVTAFPVRVMKAIGVQKMLVTNAAGGVNTSYTPGDLMIISDHLNMTGRNPLIGPNHEDFGVRFPDMSEAYSLRLRKLAKETAEKQGFAMKEGVYAGLLGPNYETPAEIVMLRTLGADAVGMSTVAEVIVARHAGIEVLGISCITNMAAGILEQPLSHEEVMETAEMVKEKFLNLVMSFIPKM, via the coding sequence ATGACACAGCTAGCGCGAAACAGCGTAGGGGAAGCAGCAACTTATATCCAATCAAAAACGAACGTGATTCCAGAAATCGGGCTTATTCTTGGCTCAGGACTTGGCATTCTAGCAGAACTGATCGAAGATGCCATTGCCATTCCTTATGAAGAAATCCCCCATTTTCCGGTTTCCACTGTAGAAGGTCATGTTGGGGAATTACTGATTGGAACCATTCAGGGGCGTCCTGTTGTGATGATGAAAGGCCGTTTCCATATGTATGAAGGTTATGGTCCAGAAGTAACCGCGTTTCCAGTGCGTGTGATGAAAGCAATCGGTGTTCAAAAAATGCTTGTGACAAACGCAGCAGGAGGCGTTAACACGTCTTATACACCTGGGGATCTGATGATTATATCCGATCATCTCAATATGACAGGCCGCAATCCGCTGATTGGACCCAATCATGAGGACTTTGGTGTGCGGTTTCCAGATATGTCTGAAGCGTATAGTCTTAGACTCCGTAAGCTTGCTAAAGAAACGGCAGAGAAACAAGGTTTTGCGATGAAGGAAGGCGTATATGCTGGTCTTCTTGGTCCTAACTATGAAACACCGGCTGAGATCGTTATGCTACGGACACTGGGCGCGGATGCAGTAGGAATGTCTACGGTGGCTGAAGTCATTGTAGCGCGTCATGCAGGAATTGAAGTGCTCGGTATCTCATGCATTACCAATATGGCTGCAGGTATTCTTGAACAGCCGTTATCTCATGAGGAAGTCATGGAAACCGCTGAAATGGTAAAAGAAAAATTCTTGAACCTGGTCATGTCGTTTATTCCGAAAATGTAG
- the deoB gene encoding phosphopentomutase — MTSRESRFKRICFIVLDSVGIGEQPDASKFGDAGAHTLGHILERVPGTKLPNMQKLGLGNIASIPPLSPVEEPRGYYGKMKEVSAGKDTMTGHWELMGLKIETPFNTYPAGFPQDLITEFEKQTGRKVLCNKPASGTEVLEEYGEEQMKTGAWIVYTSADSVFQIAAHEDIIPVEELFKACRIVRKLTLAPEHSVGRVIARPYVGQPGSFRRTPNRHDYAVKPPEPTVMNSLQLSGYDVIAVGKINDIFDGEGVTASYPSKSNEHGIELTIEQLGKDFNGLLFTNLVDFDSLYGHRRDPEGYAGALEVFDKALPEIMQRIGPDDLLIISADHGNDPVHAGTDHTREYVPVLIYSPSLQTPGKSIGVRDTYSDLGATIADNFGTKAPLHGESFLRELI; from the coding sequence ATGACAAGCAGAGAATCACGTTTCAAACGGATATGTTTCATCGTGCTGGATAGTGTAGGAATTGGAGAGCAACCCGATGCGTCAAAGTTTGGTGATGCAGGTGCTCATACACTAGGTCATATTTTGGAACGAGTTCCGGGTACAAAGCTTCCGAACATGCAAAAATTAGGGCTTGGAAATATTGCTTCTATTCCGCCTCTGTCTCCTGTGGAAGAACCTAGAGGATATTACGGAAAGATGAAAGAAGTATCTGCAGGTAAAGATACGATGACCGGACACTGGGAATTAATGGGGCTCAAAATTGAAACTCCGTTTAATACATATCCTGCCGGCTTTCCGCAAGACTTAATTACTGAATTTGAAAAACAGACAGGCCGTAAGGTTCTTTGTAATAAACCGGCTTCCGGTACGGAAGTTCTTGAGGAGTACGGTGAAGAGCAGATGAAGACAGGCGCTTGGATTGTCTACACATCGGCAGACAGTGTATTCCAAATTGCTGCACATGAAGACATTATTCCGGTTGAGGAGTTATTCAAAGCTTGCCGGATTGTTCGTAAACTTACGCTTGCTCCTGAACACTCTGTAGGGCGTGTAATTGCTCGTCCTTATGTGGGACAACCAGGGTCTTTCAGAAGAACGCCTAACCGGCACGACTACGCAGTAAAACCGCCAGAGCCTACAGTGATGAACTCTCTGCAATTATCTGGTTATGATGTAATCGCAGTAGGGAAAATTAATGACATTTTCGATGGAGAAGGGGTAACCGCTTCTTATCCGTCCAAGAGTAATGAACATGGCATCGAACTAACTATTGAGCAATTAGGCAAGGATTTTAACGGACTTTTGTTTACGAATTTAGTAGACTTTGATTCCTTGTACGGTCACCGCAGGGACCCGGAAGGTTATGCAGGTGCTCTTGAAGTATTTGATAAGGCTTTGCCGGAAATTATGCAGCGCATTGGTCCTGATGACCTTCTCATCATCTCTGCTGACCATGGTAATGATCCTGTACATGCAGGAACAGATCATACGAGAGAATATGTACCTGTGCTGATCTATAGTCCATCTTTACAAACCCCAGGAAAAAGTATTGGTGTAAGAGATACCTATTCTGATCTTGGTGCGACGATTGCTGATAATTTCGGTACGAAAGCTCCACTGCACGGGGAGAGTTTTTTAAGGGAACTTATTTAA